Proteins encoded in a region of the Mucilaginibacter sabulilitoris genome:
- a CDS encoding MBL fold metallo-hydrolase, translating into MSLKGSKKEGKKYINVIPTDEAGFDKMGSILREYLNNKAENNPKKTIGPFKTDTSAYQNSPASGLRITWIGHSSILIEIDGKRILTDPVWGDRASFSKLIGPKRFFKPPLLLSELPPLDAVIISHDHYDHFDKDTIKYFAGSTIPFYCSVGVGQYLRKWGIVANYITEMDWGDSVMIGNDIVVTATPSRHFSGRGIINRNETLWSSFVIKGPMHNIYFGADSGWSPSFAEIGEAFGPFDLTTLEVGAYGKYWPDIHMGPDHATNAHLALKGKLMMPIHYGTFNLAPHAWYEPVERLEKLAADKRIQLFVPKPGEPTEVTGEYNSNWWKPYLS; encoded by the coding sequence ATGAGTTTAAAAGGATCCAAAAAAGAAGGGAAAAAATACATCAACGTAATACCTACCGATGAAGCAGGTTTTGATAAAATGGGATCCATTTTACGGGAGTACCTGAACAATAAGGCCGAGAATAACCCCAAAAAAACAATAGGCCCTTTTAAAACCGATACAAGCGCTTACCAGAACTCACCTGCGAGCGGTCTACGCATTACCTGGATAGGGCACTCCAGCATATTGATTGAAATTGATGGCAAACGCATACTGACCGACCCGGTTTGGGGCGATCGCGCATCGTTCTCAAAGCTCATAGGACCGAAACGCTTTTTTAAACCACCGCTTTTGTTAAGCGAGTTACCTCCGTTGGATGCTGTGATCATATCGCATGACCATTATGACCATTTTGATAAAGACACCATAAAATATTTCGCAGGCTCAACCATTCCCTTTTACTGCTCGGTGGGTGTAGGGCAATACCTGCGCAAATGGGGCATCGTAGCAAATTATATTACCGAAATGGATTGGGGCGACAGCGTAATGATAGGTAATGATATCGTTGTTACGGCAACTCCATCGCGGCATTTTTCGGGCCGGGGGATAATTAATCGGAACGAAACCTTATGGTCGTCGTTTGTAATTAAAGGCCCTATGCATAATATTTATTTTGGCGCCGATTCGGGCTGGTCGCCAAGTTTTGCGGAAATAGGTGAAGCTTTTGGCCCTTTCGATCTTACCACGCTCGAAGTCGGCGCCTACGGTAAATACTGGCCCGATATACACATGGGGCCTGATCATGCAACCAATGCTCACCTGGCATTAAAAGGCAAATTGATGATGCCTATTCATTACGGCACATTCAACCTGGCCCCGCATGCCTGGTATGAGCCTGTTGAACGCCTGGAAAAGCTTGCGGCGGATAAAAGGATACAGTTATTTGTACCCAAACCCGGTGAGCCTACAGAAGTTACCGGAGAATACAACTCCAACTGGTGGAAACCGTATTTATCTTAA
- a CDS encoding alpha/beta hydrolase family protein, whose product MIRKDNYTLPGAKGRPMLIDVTYDDVLKNAPLVIFAHGFKGFKDWGTHHMVADYFARNGFRYLKFNFSHNGTTPDDPLNFADLIAFSDNTFSIELEDLDTIIDFACSGSGMAAAEGVFLIGHSMGGGIGIIKTAEDSRIKKLVTMASISGFRNLWPKQSEVQWRLQGIIYMHNSRTGQQMPLKSSLLDDLDSHPLRLNIPAKAAAVKQPWLLTHGDADLTVPLAHAEELHQAQPNAEFVIFPEGDHTFGGSHPYASDTLPAPLLEFCDRAISFLRG is encoded by the coding sequence ATGATCCGCAAAGATAATTATACCCTGCCTGGTGCTAAAGGCCGTCCGATGCTCATTGATGTAACGTATGACGATGTGCTTAAAAACGCGCCGCTGGTGATATTTGCACACGGCTTTAAAGGGTTTAAGGATTGGGGCACGCACCATATGGTGGCCGATTATTTTGCCCGCAACGGGTTCAGGTATTTAAAGTTTAACTTTTCGCATAATGGCACCACGCCAGATGACCCGCTTAATTTTGCGGACCTGATAGCTTTCAGCGATAATACCTTTTCAATAGAACTGGAGGATCTGGATACTATTATTGATTTTGCCTGTAGCGGTTCGGGTATGGCAGCGGCCGAAGGCGTGTTTTTGATTGGGCATAGCATGGGCGGTGGTATCGGCATCATTAAAACAGCCGAAGACAGCAGGATAAAAAAGCTGGTTACCATGGCTTCTATATCCGGTTTCCGTAACCTATGGCCAAAACAATCAGAAGTACAGTGGCGGTTACAAGGCATCATATACATGCACAATTCACGCACCGGGCAGCAAATGCCGCTCAAATCATCATTGCTTGATGATCTGGATAGCCATCCTTTGCGCCTGAATATACCGGCAAAGGCTGCCGCAGTAAAACAACCCTGGCTGCTAACCCATGGCGACGCCGACCTTACAGTACCATTAGCCCATGCTGAAGAACTTCACCAGGCGCAACCCAATGCCGAATTTGTAATTTTCCCGGAAGGCGATCATACTTTTGGCGGTTCACACCCTTACGCAAGTGATACACTGCCGGCTCCCCTTCTGGAGTTTTGTGACAGGGCAATATCATTTCTGCGGGGATAG
- a CDS encoding MFS transporter, translating to MKKSIYIMALGAFGIITTEFGVIGILPALVKEFHISIDTAGWLLSAFALTVALAGPFTNMLTAKMNRKIIMCLVLGIFVVSNLLSAVAPNFTVLMIARILPAFLHPVFWAVSMTAASKQAGPKDAPKAIAIIMAGLSVATVLGVPLTTYIADLFSWRISFILSAMINLLAFGALAIFVPSMPVDEAAESPKSQVKLLSSAQLWVKLLTATVILAGMFATYGYLAEYLDKVSHMSGAQISVMLLVFGGTGIIGNWLTGIALSKNILGTTRLFLLALVVMHLLAYKFGGLFIPMVTILSVWGLVHTGGFLVANLHVIDGIQGTALDFVNSLLPSFFNAGITVGTLLGGLIIAHYGIHEVIWMTVPLLLLSLGLSFVTVKEKQVANETIADKPIELEPVQAVVCE from the coding sequence ATGAAAAAATCTATCTATATCATGGCCTTAGGGGCTTTCGGGATCATCACTACCGAGTTTGGCGTTATCGGGATATTGCCGGCGTTGGTAAAGGAATTCCATATTTCTATTGATACAGCGGGCTGGCTACTGAGCGCTTTTGCTTTAACTGTTGCGCTGGCGGGACCTTTTACTAATATGCTTACTGCAAAAATGAACCGTAAAATCATCATGTGTTTGGTATTGGGCATATTTGTAGTTTCAAACCTGCTGTCGGCAGTTGCTCCTAACTTCACAGTGCTGATGATAGCCCGCATTTTGCCGGCATTTTTACACCCGGTATTCTGGGCAGTGTCCATGACGGCCGCCTCCAAACAAGCCGGGCCAAAAGATGCTCCTAAAGCTATTGCCATAATAATGGCTGGTTTAAGTGTAGCTACCGTGCTGGGCGTACCCCTCACTACCTATATCGCCGACCTGTTTAGCTGGCGTATCTCTTTTATTCTTTCGGCAATGATTAACTTACTGGCTTTTGGAGCACTGGCTATATTTGTGCCGTCGATGCCTGTTGATGAGGCTGCCGAAAGCCCTAAAAGCCAGGTTAAATTATTAAGCAGCGCACAATTATGGGTAAAGCTGTTAACCGCAACTGTTATACTGGCCGGCATGTTTGCCACCTATGGTTATCTTGCCGAATATCTCGACAAAGTTTCGCACATGAGCGGCGCACAAATCAGCGTAATGCTGCTGGTATTTGGCGGTACAGGAATTATAGGCAACTGGCTTACAGGTATTGCATTGAGTAAAAATATACTGGGCACCACCCGCTTGTTTTTACTAGCGCTGGTAGTGATGCACTTACTGGCGTATAAATTTGGCGGTTTGTTTATCCCTATGGTTACTATACTCTCAGTTTGGGGACTTGTACATACCGGCGGCTTTTTAGTAGCCAACCTGCATGTTATTGATGGTATACAGGGCACGGCGCTTGATTTTGTGAATAGTTTACTGCCATCATTTTTTAACGCCGGCATTACAGTGGGCACCCTGCTGGGCGGTTTAATTATTGCCCATTATGGTATTCATGAAGTGATCTGGATGACAGTGCCCCTCCTGCTGCTGTCATTAGGACTCAGCTTTGTTACTGTTAAAGAAAAACAAGTAGCAAATGAAACTATCGCTGATAAGCCCATTGAGCTGGAGCCGGTTCAAGCGGTTGTTTGCGAATAA
- a CDS encoding ArsR/SmtB family transcription factor → MSSSPNKDQAEMMDNKKIEKISRALSDAHRIAILQQFKKKKDCLYCAEVNDLLDLTQPSVSHHLKQLVDAELLLPQKEGRNLKYVLNQQVLDEYIGCLNNLKD, encoded by the coding sequence TTGTCATCATCACCAAATAAAGATCAGGCAGAAATGATGGACAACAAAAAAATAGAAAAAATATCCCGTGCCCTGAGCGATGCTCACAGGATAGCTATTTTACAACAGTTTAAAAAAAAGAAAGACTGTTTGTATTGTGCCGAAGTAAATGATCTGCTCGACCTTACCCAACCTTCAGTATCACACCATTTAAAGCAATTGGTAGATGCCGAATTGCTGCTGCCCCAAAAAGAGGGTCGCAACCTTAAATACGTACTCAACCAGCAGGTACTCGACGAATACATTGGTTGTTTGAACAATCTCAAAGATTAA
- a CDS encoding carbon-nitrogen hydrolase family protein yields the protein MDLQSVEMRNLEVQDYQELKKSMKSAYMDMDEDYWDANSIKRLIRLFPEGQICITVNDVVVGCALAIIVDYQKFGDNHTYKQITGDSTFKTHTEKGDVLYGIDIFIHPNYRGLRLARRLYEARKALCEKLNLKSIIAGGRIPNYQKYQNDLTPRQYIDKVKYKEIYDPTLSFQLANDFHVRKVLRNYLPEDSRSKGFATLIEWNNVYYEEISTAINQKTVVRIGLVQWQMRTYNNISELMKHAEYFIDAVSDYQSDFVLFPELFNTPLMADYNHLDTAKAMRELAKYTQPIIEEFSKLAVSYNVNIIAGSMPTIFEDSLYNVSYLFRRNGSMEEIYKIHPTPSEISSWGIRGGDELKVFETDAGKIGILICYDVEFPELSRILASQDMQILFVPFLTDTQNGYNRVKFCAQARAVENECYVAIAGCVGNLPNVNNMGISYAQSAVFTPSDFGFPTNGIQSEATPNTEMIVIADVDLSLLDELHEYGSVQNIKDRRTDLYNITFNGKKV from the coding sequence ATGGATCTGCAAAGCGTTGAAATGCGTAACCTGGAGGTACAGGATTACCAGGAGCTTAAAAAATCGATGAAATCGGCCTATATGGATATGGACGAGGATTACTGGGACGCTAACTCTATTAAAAGGCTCATCAGGCTGTTTCCCGAAGGGCAGATCTGTATCACCGTTAACGACGTGGTAGTTGGCTGTGCTTTAGCCATTATTGTTGATTATCAAAAATTTGGCGACAACCATACCTATAAGCAAATAACCGGCGACAGTACCTTTAAAACCCATACCGAAAAAGGCGATGTTTTATATGGCATCGATATTTTTATACATCCCAATTACCGGGGACTGCGACTGGCCCGCCGTTTATATGAGGCCCGTAAGGCCCTTTGCGAAAAGCTGAACCTGAAAAGCATTATTGCCGGCGGCCGTATCCCCAACTATCAAAAATATCAGAACGACCTTACCCCGCGCCAATATATTGACAAGGTAAAGTACAAGGAAATTTATGATCCTACCCTGTCGTTTCAACTGGCCAATGATTTTCACGTGCGTAAAGTGCTGCGCAATTACCTGCCCGAAGACAGTCGTTCAAAGGGTTTTGCCACACTTATTGAGTGGAACAATGTTTATTACGAAGAGATCAGCACGGCCATTAATCAAAAAACAGTAGTACGCATAGGTTTAGTACAATGGCAAATGCGTACTTATAATAATATAAGCGAGCTGATGAAGCATGCCGAATATTTTATTGACGCGGTGAGCGATTATCAATCGGACTTCGTTTTATTCCCCGAGCTATTTAATACACCGCTCATGGCCGACTATAATCACCTGGATACGGCCAAGGCCATGCGCGAGCTGGCAAAATATACCCAACCCATTATTGAGGAGTTTTCAAAACTGGCGGTATCATACAATGTAAACATCATAGCGGGCAGCATGCCAACCATTTTCGAAGATTCGCTTTACAATGTGTCGTACCTGTTCAGGCGTAACGGGAGCATGGAAGAGATTTATAAGATACATCCAACACCGTCAGAGATCAGTTCATGGGGTATCCGCGGCGGCGATGAACTAAAAGTATTTGAAACCGACGCTGGTAAAATAGGCATCCTGATTTGCTATGATGTAGAGTTTCCGGAATTGTCGCGCATACTGGCCAGTCAGGACATGCAGATATTGTTTGTGCCTTTTTTAACAGATACGCAAAACGGTTATAACCGGGTTAAGTTTTGCGCCCAGGCCCGTGCGGTTGAAAATGAGTGTTACGTTGCCATTGCCGGCTGCGTGGGTAACCTGCCCAATGTAAATAATATGGGCATCAGCTATGCACAATCGGCTGTATTTACGCCTTCAGATTTTGGCTTTCCTACCAACGGCATCCAATCAGAAGCTACCCCTAACACTGAAATGATTGTAATAGCAGATGTTGACCTTTCCTTGCTTGATGAGCTGCATGAATACGGCAGCGTGCAAAATATAAAAGACCGTCGGACCGATCTATATAATATTACATTTAACGGTAAGAAAGTGTAA
- the hemA gene encoding glutamyl-tRNA reductase has protein sequence MKYLKVIAFTHKQIELKELGRLVVCQENLTEKLQQVKTQFGIPEIFYLATCNRVEFVMTTPHAVDKDFARRFIESFNTELCDKSLSTFMESASIYEDQEAMIHLLRTSCSLESLIVGEKEILAQLRKAYEHCREAGLTGDGLRMVMNCVVKTAKEVYTHTNISKNPISVVSLAYRKLRDLNLCASDARVLIVGAGETNRNISKYLQKHKFTNFAVFNRTISKAQQLAADLKGEAFDLEALKTYNKGFDVIITCTSAVEPIITTEIYQSLLNGETGRKTIVDLAIPNDTAPEVLEQFPVNFIEVHSLNEVAKRNLQERYQELVHAESIIEQNIAEFCTQLKQRRIELAMRQVPEKIKEIRNTAINSVFADEVQGLDEQSREILEKVINYMEKKYISVPMIMAKDILINEN, from the coding sequence TTGAAGTATTTAAAGGTTATTGCTTTTACACACAAACAGATTGAACTGAAGGAATTAGGTAGATTGGTAGTTTGCCAGGAAAATCTGACAGAAAAACTTCAACAAGTAAAAACTCAATTTGGGATACCAGAGATATTTTATCTGGCTACGTGCAACCGTGTTGAATTCGTTATGACAACTCCTCATGCGGTTGATAAGGATTTTGCCAGGAGGTTCATTGAGTCATTTAATACAGAGTTGTGTGATAAGTCATTAAGCACGTTTATGGAGAGCGCTTCTATCTATGAAGATCAGGAAGCTATGATTCACCTGTTGCGTACCTCATGTTCATTAGAAAGTTTAATAGTTGGCGAAAAGGAAATATTAGCCCAGCTGCGCAAAGCCTATGAGCACTGCCGCGAGGCTGGCCTTACCGGTGATGGTTTACGCATGGTGATGAACTGTGTGGTTAAAACCGCTAAAGAAGTTTATACCCATACCAATATTTCAAAAAATCCTATTTCGGTTGTATCATTAGCTTATCGTAAGCTGCGTGACCTGAACCTGTGCGCAAGTGATGCCCGTGTACTTATTGTTGGCGCCGGCGAAACTAACCGCAATATTTCCAAATATCTTCAAAAGCATAAGTTTACCAACTTTGCGGTATTTAACCGTACCATATCAAAAGCTCAGCAATTAGCTGCTGATTTGAAGGGTGAGGCTTTTGACCTTGAAGCATTAAAAACATATAATAAAGGTTTTGATGTGATCATCACCTGTACATCGGCAGTAGAACCTATTATCACCACTGAAATATATCAATCGCTGCTTAACGGCGAAACCGGCCGTAAAACTATTGTTGACCTGGCCATACCAAACGATACCGCTCCCGAAGTATTAGAGCAATTCCCTGTAAATTTTATCGAAGTACATTCCCTAAACGAGGTTGCCAAACGTAACCTGCAGGAACGTTACCAGGAACTTGTTCATGCCGAAAGCATCATTGAACAAAATATAGCCGAGTTCTGCACCCAATTAAAACAACGCCGTATCGAGCTGGCCATGCGCCAGGTGCCCGAAAAAATTAAGGAGATCCGCAACACTGCCATCAATTCTGTTTTTGCCGACGAAGTTCAGGGCCTTGATGAACAATCACGCGAAATCCTGGAAAAGGTGATCAATTACATGGAAAAGAAATATATCAGCGTGCCCATGATTATGGCCAAGGATATATTGATCAATGAAAACTAA
- the hemC gene encoding hydroxymethylbilane synthase, with translation MDRTLIIGTRGSELALWQANFVKDSLAAINVNAELKIIKTQGDRILNLSFDKLEGKGFFTKELEEELLAGTIDIAVHSHKDLPTENPPGLIIAAVSEREDPAELLLILKDCVDVHQKLSVKYGAIVGTSSNRRKAQLLAYRPDLEIEDLRGNVPTRIGKLRDEKYDAIMVAKAGVTRLGLNLSEFHVEELTPAELIPAPAQGALAIQIRESNQDVFEILQALHHPDVAEELAVERTVLKMFGGGCHLPLGCYCRRDEGMFQVFTSKANEGDEFPDRLFIEAPTTEGLAEKIVAKYAKDRKFPSKVFISRELSEHSYFKKAMENRNIQVEARSLIRTVPVITRFDSYILKNIDWVFFSSKNAVEYFFQLNPQFPKKVKFGVMGSGSEEMLRRKGYFTDYVGEGTDTAEVAEEFAKLANGKIVLFPGAESPMRSIQQGLSADTKIIDLPVYETVLEEEVEASGADVMVFTSPSNVEAYFVDNLLDPYQKVVAIGKSTGRKFDEMGVKYTLPYSPDEVGLAEAVFGL, from the coding sequence TTGGACAGAACACTGATAATAGGAACCCGCGGCAGTGAATTGGCACTTTGGCAAGCTAATTTTGTAAAAGACAGCCTTGCCGCGATTAACGTTAACGCCGAACTAAAGATCATAAAAACCCAGGGCGATAGGATACTAAACCTAAGCTTTGATAAGTTAGAAGGTAAAGGTTTTTTCACCAAGGAATTAGAAGAAGAATTATTGGCCGGTACCATTGATATTGCGGTACACTCGCACAAGGACCTGCCAACTGAAAACCCTCCGGGACTCATCATCGCAGCAGTTTCAGAACGGGAAGATCCGGCTGAACTGTTGTTGATCTTGAAAGATTGTGTAGATGTGCACCAAAAGCTTTCGGTAAAATACGGCGCTATTGTAGGCACATCATCAAACAGGCGCAAGGCCCAGCTATTGGCTTACCGCCCCGACCTGGAGATAGAAGATCTGCGCGGCAACGTACCTACCCGTATAGGTAAGTTGCGCGATGAAAAATATGATGCCATTATGGTGGCGAAAGCAGGCGTAACACGCCTGGGTTTAAACCTGAGCGAGTTTCATGTAGAGGAATTAACTCCTGCTGAACTGATTCCCGCACCGGCACAAGGCGCACTGGCTATCCAAATACGGGAAAGTAATCAAGACGTCTTTGAAATTCTGCAAGCCTTGCATCATCCTGACGTAGCCGAGGAACTGGCTGTTGAAAGAACAGTGCTGAAAATGTTTGGCGGCGGGTGTCATTTACCTTTAGGTTGCTATTGCCGTAGGGACGAAGGCATGTTCCAGGTGTTTACTTCAAAAGCGAATGAAGGTGATGAGTTCCCCGACAGATTGTTTATAGAAGCCCCAACCACCGAAGGGCTGGCCGAAAAGATAGTAGCCAAGTATGCTAAGGATCGTAAATTTCCATCAAAAGTATTTATCTCACGTGAACTGTCTGAACATAGTTATTTTAAAAAAGCTATGGAAAACCGGAATATCCAGGTAGAGGCCCGCTCGCTGATCCGTACCGTACCGGTAATTACCAGGTTTGATTCATACATATTAAAAAACATTGACTGGGTGTTCTTTTCCAGTAAAAATGCGGTAGAATATTTTTTTCAGTTAAACCCGCAATTCCCTAAAAAGGTAAAGTTTGGCGTAATGGGCAGCGGCAGCGAAGAGATGCTGCGCCGTAAAGGTTACTTTACTGATTATGTGGGCGAAGGTACTGATACCGCCGAGGTTGCTGAAGAATTTGCCAAGCTGGCAAACGGGAAGATTGTGCTGTTCCCCGGTGCAGAAAGTCCGATGAGGAGTATTCAGCAGGGGCTTTCGGCCGATACAAAGATCATTGATCTGCCGGTATATGAAACTGTGCTGGAAGAAGAAGTAGAAGCCAGCGGAGCGGATGTTATGGTGTTTACCAGTCCGTCAAACGTAGAGGCCTACTTTGTTGATAACCTGCTCGATCCATATCAAAAGGTAGTGGCTATAGGTAAATCAACAGGGCGCAAATTTGATGAAATGGGTGTAAAATACACCCTGCCTTACTCACCCGACGAAGTTGGGTTGGCAGAGGCTGTGTTTGGGCTTTAG
- the hemB gene encoding porphobilinogen synthase translates to MLQRPRRNRKSEVIRQMVQETHVSAANLIFPLFIVDGTFQKTEVASMPGIYRYSIDNLLREIESCLKLGLNSFDLFPNIEESLKDTMATESHRDDSLYLRAIREVKKNFPEACVITDVAMDPYSSDGHDGIVKNGEILNDETLEVLGKMALAHAQCGADIIAPSDMMDGRVGYIRKVLDENSFTNVSIMSYSAKYASAFYGPFRDALNSAPKFGDKKTYQMNPANQREALIEANLDELEGADFLMIKPALPYLDVIKLIKDNTELPVAAYNVSGEYAMIKAAIQKGWLNEQRAITEVLTSIRRAGATAILTYHAKEVLENKWL, encoded by the coding sequence ATGTTACAAAGACCACGTAGAAACCGGAAAAGTGAAGTGATACGCCAAATGGTGCAGGAAACACATGTTAGTGCTGCTAACCTGATATTCCCGCTGTTTATTGTTGATGGTACGTTTCAAAAAACGGAAGTAGCATCGATGCCGGGCATTTACCGTTATTCCATTGATAATTTATTGCGCGAAATAGAAAGCTGCCTTAAACTTGGTTTAAACTCTTTCGACCTGTTTCCTAATATTGAGGAATCGCTGAAAGATACTATGGCTACCGAAAGCCACCGCGATGATAGTTTATATCTAAGGGCCATCCGCGAGGTTAAAAAGAACTTTCCGGAGGCTTGCGTTATCACTGATGTTGCCATGGATCCATATAGCAGCGACGGACATGATGGTATAGTTAAAAACGGTGAGATCCTGAATGACGAAACGCTGGAAGTGTTAGGCAAAATGGCATTGGCTCACGCCCAATGCGGCGCGGATATCATCGCCCCATCTGATATGATGGATGGCCGTGTAGGATATATTCGTAAAGTGCTGGATGAAAACAGTTTTACAAACGTTTCTATCATGTCATATTCGGCTAAGTATGCAAGCGCTTTTTATGGTCCGTTCAGGGATGCCTTAAATTCGGCTCCTAAATTTGGGGATAAAAAAACTTACCAAATGAACCCTGCCAACCAGCGTGAAGCACTAATAGAAGCTAACCTTGACGAATTGGAAGGCGCTGACTTTTTAATGATAAAACCGGCACTGCCTTACCTTGATGTTATTAAATTAATAAAAGACAACACCGAATTGCCGGTTGCGGCATACAATGTAAGCGGCGAGTATGCCATGATCAAAGCCGCCATACAAAAAGGTTGGCTTAACGAGCAACGCGCCATTACCGAAGTACTTACCAGCATCCGCAGGGCAGGTGCCACGGCTATATTAACCTATCACGCCAAAGAGGTGCTGGAGAATAAATGGCTTTAA
- the hemL gene encoding glutamate-1-semialdehyde 2,1-aminomutase: MLDSIKKMFSGEANEPLNTTGKPDISREKSAELYAKAKTYFPGGVNSPVRAFKSVYGTPLFIQKGDGSHIWDADGNEFIDFCCSWGPLILGHNNTKVREKVTEVMQNGMSFGAPTALENELAELILKNNKLIEKLRFVSSGTEAVMSAIRLARGYTKRDKILKFEGCYHGHVDALLVKAGSGLVTFGETSSAGVPKSFADETIVVSLNDKEALTKAFEEFKDQIAAIIIEPIPANNGLLLQEKEYLQFLRDVCTQNGTLLIFDEVISGFRVGFEGASGHYGIKPDIITYGKIIGGGMPVGAYGASATIMGNISPDGAVYQAGTLSGNPVAMAAGIAQLSELLRMGFYRDLNNKTEEFRESVQRFATARNYKFKVFGIGSIFWFAFTDKEYIRKAEDIDAASMEKFKKFHRELINRGIYLGPSGYEVGFISSAHTKIDLEKTKRAIFDSLDLVFNGK; the protein is encoded by the coding sequence ATGTTAGATTCAATAAAAAAAATGTTTTCGGGAGAGGCTAATGAGCCATTGAACACAACGGGAAAGCCTGATATCAGCAGGGAAAAATCTGCAGAACTGTATGCTAAGGCAAAAACGTATTTCCCTGGTGGAGTTAACTCACCAGTAAGGGCATTCAAATCTGTTTATGGCACTCCTTTATTTATACAAAAAGGTGATGGCAGCCATATTTGGGATGCCGATGGAAATGAATTTATTGATTTTTGCTGCTCCTGGGGACCACTTATCTTAGGCCATAACAATACCAAAGTAAGAGAAAAGGTTACAGAAGTAATGCAAAACGGCATGTCGTTCGGGGCACCAACCGCCTTGGAAAATGAACTGGCCGAACTGATACTGAAGAACAATAAATTGATTGAAAAGCTGCGTTTTGTGAGCTCCGGTACCGAGGCTGTGATGTCGGCCATCAGGCTGGCAAGAGGTTATACCAAACGCGATAAAATATTAAAGTTTGAGGGCTGTTACCATGGTCATGTGGATGCCCTGTTGGTTAAAGCCGGCTCGGGACTTGTAACCTTTGGCGAAACGTCATCTGCAGGTGTACCCAAATCATTTGCCGATGAAACCATAGTGGTATCATTAAATGATAAGGAAGCTTTAACCAAGGCCTTTGAAGAGTTTAAAGATCAGATAGCAGCCATTATTATAGAGCCTATACCTGCTAATAATGGTCTGTTGCTGCAGGAAAAAGAATACCTGCAGTTTTTGCGTGATGTATGTACACAAAACGGTACCCTGCTGATATTTGATGAGGTAATTTCGGGCTTCAGGGTGGGTTTTGAAGGAGCGTCGGGCCATTATGGCATCAAGCCGGATATTATTACCTATGGCAAAATTATAGGCGGCGGTATGCCGGTTGGAGCCTACGGGGCATCAGCTACTATTATGGGTAATATATCGCCGGATGGTGCTGTTTATCAGGCCGGTACATTGTCTGGTAACCCTGTGGCAATGGCCGCGGGTATTGCTCAATTGAGCGAGTTGCTAAGAATGGGCTTTTATCGCGACCTGAACAATAAAACAGAGGAGTTCAGGGAATCGGTACAGCGTTTTGCTACGGCGCGTAACTATAAGTTCAAAGTGTTCGGTATTGGGTCTATATTCTGGTTTGCTTTTACAGATAAAGAGTATATTCGTAAAGCTGAAGATATTGACGCTGCCAGTATGGAAAAATTTAAAAAGTTCCACCGCGAATTGATAAACCGCGGTATTTACCTGGGGCCATCAGGCTACGAGGTGGGCTTTATATCATCGGCACACACCAAAATAGACCTGGAGAAAACAAAACGTGCTATATTTGATAGTCTTGATTTAGTATTTAACGGGAAGTAA